In a single window of the Eshraghiella crossota genome:
- a CDS encoding SigF/SigG family RNA polymerase sporulation sigma factor, whose protein sequence is MDHTKELIALAHEGNKEARDMLVMHNMGLVYSIAKRFANRGYEMDDIVSIGTIGLIKAIDKFDLNMDVMLSTYAVPMISGEIKRFIRDDGIIKISRSIKENGWKINQAKDYLSQKLKREVTIEEISKETGICTEDIVVAMEASKDVESIYQTIYQSDGNQIYVVDKLAASAKESDHDKIMNHVMLEETMNILEKDEKTIIEMRYFQEKTQSEVAKILGISQVQVSRMEKKILLRMRKNMEV, encoded by the coding sequence ATGGATCATACCAAAGAACTTATTGCTCTTGCCCATGAAGGGAATAAAGAAGCCAGAGATATGCTTGTAATGCATAATATGGGGCTTGTCTACAGTATTGCAAAGCGTTTTGCCAACAGAGGTTATGAAATGGATGACATTGTTTCCATAGGAACAATAGGATTAATTAAGGCCATTGATAAGTTCGACCTGAATATGGATGTAATGTTATCGACCTACGCCGTGCCTATGATAAGCGGGGAAATCAAAAGATTTATAAGGGATGACGGAATAATCAAAATATCACGCTCCATAAAAGAGAACGGCTGGAAAATCAACCAGGCAAAAGATTATCTGTCACAAAAACTTAAAAGAGAGGTAACCATTGAAGAGATTTCCAAAGAAACGGGGATATGCACTGAGGATATTGTTGTAGCGATGGAAGCATCAAAAGATGTTGAATCAATTTACCAGACAATTTATCAAAGCGACGGTAATCAGATATATGTGGTAGATAAACTTGCTGCATCAGCCAAAGAAAGTGACCATGATAAAATTATGAATCATGTCATGCTTGAAGAAACCATGAATATTTTGGAAAAAGATGAGAAAACTATTATAGAAATGAGATATTTTCAGGAAAAGACCCAGTCGGAGGTCGCAAAAATACTGGGAATATCCCAGGTTCAGGTATCACGCATGGAGAAAAAAATTTTGCTCAGGATGCGTAAAAATATGGAGGTATAA